Proteins from one Fragaria vesca subsp. vesca linkage group LG6, FraVesHawaii_1.0, whole genome shotgun sequence genomic window:
- the LOC101315365 gene encoding uncharacterized protein LOC101315365 — MKDYKTIKEEFLTKVAFLLWEIWKARNAFVYEAATIDPSLIARKANLAAAEFITCKNHKVISNSMPVSHLHSRQSQSNHPNHGRTSISLSPTVSNVTEIWSPPPPGHFKINCDAAWIESSKLTGISALARDCHGTLFDGATLLCRAGSVLEAEAAAAVVAIEVAKRLPPSPIILESDSKALVDQINNSKFPCNWKIAPVVTMIQNSITSNPRLAWFWISRKANSAADLVASLVVRKKCPEVWIDRPPSSLVFVLSRDGLPCPPPSILDIGSP, encoded by the coding sequence ATGAAAGACTACAAAACAATCAAAGAGGAGTTTCTCACCAAAGTTGCTTTTCTTCTGTGGGAGATTTGGAAAGCTAGGAATGCTTTTGTCTATGAAGCTGCTACAATTGACCCAAGCTTAATCGCCAGGAAAGCTAATTTGGCTGCAGCTGAATTCATCACCTGCAAAAACCACAAGGTCATTTCAAATTCAATGCCGGTATCTCATTTGCACTCTCGGCAGTCTCAGAGTAATCACCCAAACCATGGTAGGACTTCTATCTCCCTTTCCCCCACTGTGAGTAATGTGACAGAAATTTGGAGCCCCCCTCCTCCTGGTCATTTTAAAATAAATTGTGATGCAGCATGGATAGAGAGTTCAAAGCTTACCGGTATCAGTGCTTTAGCGCGTGATTGTCATGGTACTCTCTTTGATGGAGCTACCTTGTTGTGTCGAGCGGGATCAGTGTTAGAGGCGGAAGCAGCGGCTGCGGTGGTGGCTATTGAGGTGGCCAAACGTCTCCCTCCCTCTCCGATCATCCTCGAGTCAGATTCAAAAGCCTTAGTGGACCAGATAAACAATTCAAAGTTTCCATGTAATTGGAAAATTGCTCCTGTTGTGACTATGATTCAGAATTCAATTACCTCGAACCCGCGTCTAGCTTGGTTTTGGATTTCAAGAAAAGCGAACTCTGCAGCCGATTTGGTTGCCTCGCTAGTAGTGAGGAAGAAGTGCCCGGAGGTCTGGATTGATCGCCCGCCTTCTTCCCTTGTGTTTGTTCTTTCTCGTGATGGTTTGCCGTGCCCTCCGCCTTCTATCTTGGATATTGGAAGCCCATGA